In one Nicotiana sylvestris chromosome 8, ASM39365v2, whole genome shotgun sequence genomic region, the following are encoded:
- the LOC104216141 gene encoding eyes absent homolog isoform X2, which translates to MWEDHILQICDDHFFYEQVENCNMPYLDVMKQYDDGRDLTDYDFSKDGFGPPCDDLNKRKLAYRHRSIEQKYKKGLHSILDQDMIKSWSELYDVTDSYTDMWFSAAKACLEQCAVGNRDLASSSGTAVATNDTIFQHVNILVTSGSLIPSLVKCLLFGLGGLIPSENVYSSWEVGKLQCFSWIKERFSGPKVQFCVIGDGWEECEAAESMRWPFVKIDPRPSSYHRFPGLTPKELGHYLSVVYGESDSKDNDRLAPGN; encoded by the exons ATGTGGGAGGATCATATTCTTCAGATATGTGATGACCACTTTTTCTATGAGCAG GTTGAAAATTGCAATATGCCATATCTGGATGTCATGAAACAATATGATGATGGTCGAGATCTCACTGACTATGACTTCAGCAAGGACGGCTTTGGCCCCCCATGTGATGATCTTAACAAAAGGAAATTAGCGTACCGTCATCGGTCCATTGAACAGAAGTACAAAAAG GGATTACATAGTATTCTTGATCAAGACATGATTAAATCGTGGAGCGAACTTTATGACGTCACTGATAGTTACACTGACATGTGGTTCTCGGCAG CTAAGGCTTGCTTGGAACAGTGTGCAGTTGGGAATAGAGATTTGGCTTCTTCTTCGGGCACAGCTGTTGCTACCAATGATACTATATTCCAGCATGTGAATATCTTGGTGACTTCTGGATCATTGATACCCAGCTTAGTTAAATGCTTGCTCTTTGGCCTGGGCGGTTTAATCCCTAGCGAAAATG TCTACAGCTCATGGGAAGTGGGCAAGCTCCAGTGCTTCTCATGGATAAAGGAGCGGTTCAGTGGGCCGAAGGTGCAATTTTGTGTTATTGGTGATGGATGGGAAGAATGTGAAGCAGCAGAAAGTATGAGATGGCCATTTGTCAAAATTGACCCACGGCCAAGCAGTTACCATCGGTTTCCAGGTTTAACACCAAAAGAACTGGGGCACTACTTGTCTGTTGTGTATGGTGAGTCTGATTCAAAAGATAATGATAGATTAGCTCCTGGCAATTGA
- the LOC104216141 gene encoding eyes absent homolog isoform X1 yields MDQKMNVYIWDMDETLILLKSLINGTYAEAFNGSKNVQTGVEIGKMWEDHILQICDDHFFYEQVENCNMPYLDVMKQYDDGRDLTDYDFSKDGFGPPCDDLNKRKLAYRHRSIEQKYKKGLHSILDQDMIKSWSELYDVTDSYTDMWFSAAKACLEQCAVGNRDLASSSGTAVATNDTIFQHVNILVTSGSLIPSLVKCLLFGLGGLIPSENVYSSWEVGKLQCFSWIKERFSGPKVQFCVIGDGWEECEAAESMRWPFVKIDPRPSSYHRFPGLTPKELGHYLSVVYGESDSKDNDRLAPGN; encoded by the exons ATGGATCAGAAAATGAATGTGTATATATGGGACATGGATGAAACCCTCATATTGCTAAAGTCTTTAATAAATGGTACATATGCTGAGGCATTTAATGGTTCCAAGAATGTACAGACTGGTGTGGAAATCGGGAAAATGTGGGAGGATCATATTCTTCAGATATGTGATGACCACTTTTTCTATGAGCAG GTTGAAAATTGCAATATGCCATATCTGGATGTCATGAAACAATATGATGATGGTCGAGATCTCACTGACTATGACTTCAGCAAGGACGGCTTTGGCCCCCCATGTGATGATCTTAACAAAAGGAAATTAGCGTACCGTCATCGGTCCATTGAACAGAAGTACAAAAAG GGATTACATAGTATTCTTGATCAAGACATGATTAAATCGTGGAGCGAACTTTATGACGTCACTGATAGTTACACTGACATGTGGTTCTCGGCAG CTAAGGCTTGCTTGGAACAGTGTGCAGTTGGGAATAGAGATTTGGCTTCTTCTTCGGGCACAGCTGTTGCTACCAATGATACTATATTCCAGCATGTGAATATCTTGGTGACTTCTGGATCATTGATACCCAGCTTAGTTAAATGCTTGCTCTTTGGCCTGGGCGGTTTAATCCCTAGCGAAAATG TCTACAGCTCATGGGAAGTGGGCAAGCTCCAGTGCTTCTCATGGATAAAGGAGCGGTTCAGTGGGCCGAAGGTGCAATTTTGTGTTATTGGTGATGGATGGGAAGAATGTGAAGCAGCAGAAAGTATGAGATGGCCATTTGTCAAAATTGACCCACGGCCAAGCAGTTACCATCGGTTTCCAGGTTTAACACCAAAAGAACTGGGGCACTACTTGTCTGTTGTGTATGGTGAGTCTGATTCAAAAGATAATGATAGATTAGCTCCTGGCAATTGA